One window of Nitrospirota bacterium genomic DNA carries:
- a CDS encoding tetratricopeptide repeat protein — MNRRTNINARILFDKAQQLFMEGKKSKSISAFTEAIEAGMKTEISFLSRGVAHLQTGQVEKAIEDFTGVVNMNDNNMRAHFYRGIAYMSKEDFKKAVSDFDKTIELKPDHGAAYFARGSAYVRMGNEKEAVKNFKTALKFCGAVSPGFADTIGIFRPQFDKTMTMMTEERNHPIMELSEDEIECVKHWLED; from the coding sequence TTGAACAGAAGGACCAACATAAACGCGAGGATTTTATTCGATAAAGCGCAGCAGCTTTTTATGGAAGGCAAAAAAAGTAAAAGCATCAGTGCCTTTACAGAAGCGATCGAGGCCGGCATGAAAACGGAGATCTCATTTCTCAGCAGGGGGGTTGCTCACCTTCAGACAGGACAGGTTGAAAAGGCCATTGAAGATTTCACCGGGGTCGTGAACATGAACGACAATAATATGCGCGCGCACTTTTACCGGGGGATAGCCTACATGTCAAAAGAAGATTTCAAGAAGGCCGTTTCAGATTTTGACAAAACCATCGAGTTGAAGCCTGATCACGGGGCCGCTTATTTTGCGAGGGGCTCGGCTTATGTGCGGATGGGCAATGAAAAAGAAGCCGTTAAAAACTTTAAGACCGCATTAAAGTTTTGCGGGGCCGTTTCCCCGGGATTTGCCGATACGATCGGAATTTTCAGGCCGCAATTTGATAAAACCATGACAATGATGACTGAAGAAAGAAACCATCCTATCATGGAATTGTCTGAAGATGAAATCGAGTGCGTCAAGCACTGGCTTGAAGACTAA